One Lepus europaeus isolate LE1 chromosome 7, mLepTim1.pri, whole genome shotgun sequence DNA segment encodes these proteins:
- the TLCD5 gene encoding TLC domain-containing protein 5 isoform X1, with translation MASALCLQVLCSLCGWLSLYTSLCRLNKRRSYEWSCRLVTFTHGVLSIGLSAYIGFIDGPWPFTHPGAPNTPLQVHVLCLTLGYFIFDLGWCIYFQSEGALMLAHHTLSILGIIMALVLGESGTEVNAVLFGSEITNPLLQIRWFLRETGRYHSFTGDVVDFLFVALFTGVRIGVGARLLFCEMVSPTPRWFVKAGGVAMYAVSWCFMVSIWRFAWKKSIKKYHAWRSRWSEERQRKLNGHLKAH, from the exons ATGGCATCCGCTCTGTGTCTGCAGGTGCTTTGCAGCCTGTGTGGCTGGCTCTCGCTCTATACTTCTCTCTGCCGGCTGAATAAGCGCCGAAGCTATGAGTGGAGCTGCCGGCTGGTTACGTTCACCCACGGAGTCCTCTCTATAGGCCTCTCAGCTTATATTGGCTTCATTGATGGCCCTTGGCCTTTTACCCACCCAG GCGCACCCAATACACCTCTCCAAGTTCACGTTCTCTGTCTGACCTTGGGCTACTTTATCTTCGACTTGGGCTGGTGCATCTACTTCCAGTCTGAGGGTGCCCTGATGCTGGCCCATCACACGCTGAGCATCCTGGGAATCATCATGGCCCTGGTCCTCGGGGAGTCAGGCACAGAGGTCAACGCCGTCCTCTTCGGCAGCGAGATCACCAACCCCTTGCTCCAGATACGCTGGTTTCTCCGTGAAACTGGCCGCTACCACAGCTTCACTGGCGATGTGGTGGACTTCCTCTTCGTGGCTCTGTTCACCGGCGTGAGGATCGGTGTAGGAGCTCGCCTCCTTTTCTGTGAAATGGTCTCACCCACTCCCAGGTGGTTTGTGAAGGCTGGGGGAGTGGCCATGTATGCAGTGTCGTGGTGTTTCATGGTCAGCATCTGGCGCTTCGCGTGGAAGAAAAGCATCAAGAAATACCATGcctggaggagcaggtggagTGAGGAACGGCAGCGCAAACTCAACGGGCATCTCAAGGCACACTAG
- the TLCD5 gene encoding TLC domain-containing protein 5 isoform X2 — translation MLAHHTLSILGIIMALVLGESGTEVNAVLFGSEITNPLLQIRWFLRETGRYHSFTGDVVDFLFVALFTGVRIGVGARLLFCEMVSPTPRWFVKAGGVAMYAVSWCFMVSIWRFAWKKSIKKYHAWRSRWSEERQRKLNGHLKAH, via the coding sequence ATGCTGGCCCATCACACGCTGAGCATCCTGGGAATCATCATGGCCCTGGTCCTCGGGGAGTCAGGCACAGAGGTCAACGCCGTCCTCTTCGGCAGCGAGATCACCAACCCCTTGCTCCAGATACGCTGGTTTCTCCGTGAAACTGGCCGCTACCACAGCTTCACTGGCGATGTGGTGGACTTCCTCTTCGTGGCTCTGTTCACCGGCGTGAGGATCGGTGTAGGAGCTCGCCTCCTTTTCTGTGAAATGGTCTCACCCACTCCCAGGTGGTTTGTGAAGGCTGGGGGAGTGGCCATGTATGCAGTGTCGTGGTGTTTCATGGTCAGCATCTGGCGCTTCGCGTGGAAGAAAAGCATCAAGAAATACCATGcctggaggagcaggtggagTGAGGAACGGCAGCGCAAACTCAACGGGCATCTCAAGGCACACTAG